DNA sequence from the Pomacea canaliculata isolate SZHN2017 linkage group LG7, ASM307304v1, whole genome shotgun sequence genome:
CCCCACGTTCGTTTTAGTAGCAGTAATGTCGGTCTAATACTTACAGCTGCGTGGGTAATTCAGGAGCTGAAGCTCAATACGTTCCCACCTGATTGAATACAAAACTGGGAATGTAAGAGATATGCACAGTTTATACTTATTGTGTAAACAAATCAAATCCAATTATCTTAGTTCACTTCTGTATATTACATTGTGTCATAAATTTAGATGATTCACAAATTACCTGTTTCTTTATCTCTACTACCCTATATTCGAAGTGTTTCTTACCTTCACGTAACTGAAAGAAAGTCTATCATTAtgcaaaataatgattaaaatgatgttttatgcatgactttaaaaatagaGGTGTGTCAAATGGCAATATCTACAACCAACACCAAATTAAGGCAAATAACTGTTGACTGTtaaaagttttagaaatatgtaaattttatgcatgattaaaaatgacaaatataggACAAAAATGTCTTATGTCTACgaggaattattattattattactactactactgtcaGCTTAGCAACTAACAATTACAAATGAACACTGTTGAAGTGAtaccatttacaaaaaaatccaaaagcATTTTGAACCCTAATGGACACTATTAAGAATTTGTGCCAAATTATGTGATCACACGTTTATAATTCACTTCTCCTGTTTCTACCGATATAAATAtcttgtttttagttttctgGTTGATTGGCAGATAGACAAAGTACGACTCACTGATCCCAAAGGATGAACACGCATGGAAGAAGGATCACCAAGCATAATATTTTGGTCACAGCTGGAGATACGACGGGATGTTGCAGTAGGAATACGACTAAGAATACGCATGTGGCTATATTAACCATGCTCATGCAAAACAGTGCAAACTTCATCATTGTTTGTTCCCCTTCGTGAATACCTGGAACATAACATTAATATTTCAatagcattaattttttttataaattatttctgctagtttttcttgtatttttatttactagtgatggagatttttaaattaatgataGTAGAGTTAATTGATGTATCTTGATATTTTAGCCTTATGAGCAAGCTCACAGCGCTTTTAAATAATTGTAGTGAACATAACCAGGTGAAATTACAAAAGCCATCTAAGACGACAGGAAGGCAAGAGATAAGACTTTGAACGGGTAAAAGTGTGGTGCTATCTGTTTTGTTACTGACCAAAGAGACCGACTACAGTAGTCCATAATTGTGTTCTTGGTTAGAGATGTATAGTGAGTGGGTGTTATGAGTGCATTGTTCGTGTtaatgattttgatgatgaagatgatgataaagatgattggtgatgattgatgatgattgatgataatgatgatttatttatagttattattatcatgGATTTGGCAATAGTTAAGGACCTTAGCTCAGTGGGAATATTTTAAGTGTACAATAACAAGTGATAGAGTATGATATGAAACCAGATTATCGAAGTATTTGTAGAACAAGTGTGTACTGTACATGACAAACTGGGGATGTTCTCACAAATGTAAGTACGAAATCAGACAGCTTTCCAAAGTCTAGACACGAGACATCACACACCTGTTACACTTTTGGAGCATACTTCTTATACTTACCATTTCCAGGGTTATGTTGCTCCCTATGATGTTCTACAATTTTCAACCTGATAAGATTCAAAATGTTATTGTAAAGCTAATTATAGAtgtattaaaagttttattgtgtaaataaactGACATATCATGGTCTTTTTGTGCTAGCTAGTATTATAAATTTCTCTCTCGGACGTCCACTTTTAATTCCGTTTCTTAGTTTTACTCTCTTTTTGCTTCGGAAGTCATTTTTCTTATACGAATCATTTtatgtaaaacacaaaaaattagaGTTTCTTAATAAATGGGAAACTTAACAACCTAATACTAGAAGTACTAACAACAGAATAAAACGAGagcaaaaacatttaacaaattgTTTTTTCTGATTTAGAGAGATTTACCAGCATTCTCTAAAATTCgtctttcaaatttattttgcagacaaAAGACTTATCTTATACATTGGAATACATGCAATAAATAGAATTCCTACTTTCTTTGTAAGAGCCGTTATTGTCGTGGAAGTTTTGTAATACACAGATTCTTCAATTTTATACTAAATTCTAATCGGCATGCAGCATATAGTGTGCAAGTACATATACTATGGCtacttttctgcttttatcattattaatcgTTCGTATGTGTGGACATATATGGCTAAACATAAAATTAGACCCACAATTTAACTCACTGCTTCCATGAGATGAAAATGCATGGAACGAGCGCTATCACCAATGATGTCACTAGGCGTACATGGGATACCACAGAGAAAAGTGATGTGAACACAAATGCAGCTAAAATCGCAATGGTCCTGGCAAACATTATGTACTCCAAAAATGCTGTTTCCATTTCGAAATTacctaaaacataaaaatatacattttaggTAACagcatacatatttttttgtttagtcaGAGTAACTGTTATTGTTCTTACAAATCAAACATGTTTCACctttgttagtttttgtgcGTACAAAGAGACTTTCTGTCGACCTCCGACCTTTCTTAAAAAGGGGAGCAACCAGTCTAGTGGTTAGAACTGGAGCATGCAAAATTATTTGGTTTGATGCATTTTAGAAGAAGATTACTTAATTTTTTGCCCAGATGTGAAATAAGcacctgactccatagaagTAAGACGTAGAGGTTGAGGTCTCGACAAAAGTTTTCCGACGTAGAAATTTGAGACCACTATAATAGTAAAATGCATCGTTTGACTAACAAAAGCaggaaattttttaaacaatctaAAACCTAAACCACAAGAATAGAGCTAAATACTGACAATTCCTGATGAAAAAGTCTGATACTTACTAAACTCCCTTTTAGGGCTATCAAGCTGTACGAAATGTCTCCACCTGATTAAATacaatttacaaataatgtatCGTGGCTTCATTATGTTAACAAGTCAAAGTAATCGAGATTATTTGACAAAATGCATACTGTTGCCCcaaatcacaaacttgtattataacaacaaaaaaacaataacaacaaacatgtgATTAATGTAGTACATAATCAGACTCATCAGCAAGATGACTCTCAGACTTAAGACCAGCAGAAGACATGAAAGGAATACAAACTGCTAAAGAAAAACTATTAGGCAGGCgaataataaaatagataatagataaattgatagattttcttttgttgattcaAGAACATAGCCCCAGCAGGGGTGGGAGTATATATCAAAGTAACTACACAACACTTAACTTTGCTGCATATACAAACCAGTAATAAAGATTATCAACTTCTATACACACTTGTACCAAGGAACTCTAGACATATACATGCACTTTAAACAACATATATGAATATaccttctctcacacacacagacactcacacaGAAAATCTAACTCATAGACCATTATCCTAAGCCCCAACACTGTATATGAAGTATCATAACatcttaaaagagaaaacatcctGACGGACATTATCTGTAAAAAAACTTTGCTAGTACCAATATTATCACACCTTACAATACCCTTTCCCCCAAtcacacacctatatatatatagagagagataacAACTCACTTTTTCGAAAAAAGGAATCCGTATATCATGTAAGATAACCCCGTGGATGCCAATAACACCAAAAAGGATAACATAACCCCAACATAGAGACATAAAGAGTAACAGGTGATTCCCAGTAAAGTATTTTGCATGAATACTGTTTCCTTTGCAAAAGTCTctgaaatataaacacaaacaagttgaataaaaaaattaaattgcatttattataatttattttcgtTTGTTTGATTTGTGGAAATCATCGATCTGATATAGCTTTTATTGAAAGTTAAGTCTTTCGGGtcgtaagtttttttttaattaaacaatactCATGGCTATTAATAAACAGGTGGGTTAAGTTTAATTACAAGATACTTTACAAGATAAGAGAAGACACTTCCCAATATATTTGAAGTGATAAATGAACTAATCTTAACACAAATAAAGTGGTTGATTAAACATCGGCAAAAATTAAAGTTTGCGGAATTAATTACATTCGCACACTGTTTCCCTGCTGGaaatattgtaattaaaatatcaataataataaaaagacataTCACACAATATAATACTTacggaaaagaaagagattcGGCCCTTTGATTTTTCGTCTCCACCTAATTTTAAAGGAATGAGAGAAATGTATTGACCTCACTGtgttaaaatgaaatcaaacaataaaactggACTTATGAATCATTAGCTGTATAAGTATTGAATGAACTTCTTTAGGTCTTACTATTTTAtcatatctttctttttgtttttgccatctttAAACAATATTGACTATGGCAAAGTATTCTGTTTATATGGTAAACTAACAGTGACTATGAGAAACTATTCTAAATATACCTGATCTTCTGTCTCTGACCATTCCTTTTTATCTGACAGTATTTGATGTCTGATCTGCTAGATATCTAAAATGAAGTATTGCTCACACATCAACCAGCCTATTTGCCATTAATTTTGATGTATCAGTAAGCCCATAAGGTTACTCCTGAAGTGAGACactaattatatatgtatagaaaAGGAGGATAgaattcagggcttctgcttacgcaaaaaattgcgtacagtacgcatggtcccaactagaaagggatgcccaggaccgggtccgatggcggcgtgtggttgcggccctatgctccactgggggcgaatatgaacgaagaagaagacgcattaaaagttcggaggaccccttcaattttcgtcaatggggtcccaggggaccccttcaaatttgggcgaagaacagatacaaaattgggtaggtgtagtgtctgacatcgtagaccaacctattattgtcgtctgctgcaaggtgagagtagcttcccttgcactgagtttgttttcccttaccaagaagagttccattaaaggccgatatcttcccaccggggggaaATGAAGGGTATcgtccgtgcgagggaaggtaggagtacacgaggtgcggactgccatcggccagtcgtcttcaattactacccgcacaaaaggcggggtggacatcacaggcactgccgacttgcatggcaataaatcgtctccctcacccagtacttgcggtagggtctgagcgttgatgcgaaacgacttctatctgaacattctgtcggggttaggactgactgtattctccacaaacaaacaaaactagaatttataaaggagagaagaatgaacagcgcaaatgacacaaacataaaaccaactgaattgatcgcataatggtcgggatagataagcgaagaaagacacagtgggCACTATGTTggagtcgtgaattgttggccatttgtcaaagttcaaagactggactcaaaccgaggtgtactttaggtcagtcatcaggaggaatgaactgaaaatattaaatattattatcccctcttatgagtaaagaaagatgtaaggaaagacagtatgttcagatagaagccgtttcgcctcacttttctttgaccctacatcaagtactagtcggctgagaaaggcgttttattgctaaatatagtttgcaactgaaactcgtttaatttatttgtacagtttcaaacaccttcgatcccccttcatctcatgattaacgtaacattcagaatccactgaaagtcactgagctgtgggcgtcacgtcatgccgaggttcgcttttctaccttgcaccagttttttttcccaacttttatacttttagcaacgtgccacctctcgttgatgtttcttacaaccctagttctcactaacttattaattgccaggttagggtcgagaacttcctcttgaatgatggcatctgaggcattcatactttcatacatcctctcccatccaccaccaggtgcagcttattcaacttatttcaaagatgtcgttgacagcgtggttaaattcattgccttagaaatggaaagaaagtgagcaccccaagtacagtgagcataagcacatcacagatgcttgcacagacatcatggcacagaaatctcgccgtttctgactagacattacagtgctttgtgtgcctgaaaggcagttgaacaaagtatgttgatttgttgattttttttcgcattgtaaagggaccccttagaaatctgaagaaggggtccctaggaccccaaagaatttagccttagcagaagccctgatagaattatatatatatactgctcaCTCTTGAATGTATGTAGTTGTGACTGAAAACAAGGACGTGACAAGCGATATGTAAAGGACACTCGCCTCACCAAAAAGGGTTAGTATTTCATACAGCTGAAGTGATGTGTCATCATCTGAAActaaaaatgttcatatttcaaattttattttaataaaattaatatataatgGTCTGATTAATTGTGActaagaaaactttctttggtTACAGCGAGCTGCGAAATAGGCGTTTACAAAGACCTTACAAGGCTTAGCCAAATACAAAGGAAATGGATTTCGAAAATAATGTGTTAAAGATCGTATTATAAAACTGCAATGTAACTGAACACTGGTGTATGTTTTGAGATGGAAAACTAGAAACTGCAACCTAAACGTTAAACCTACAAAAGTTTCTGTTGGTTACATCAGTGTAAGATTTATGTCCACACGTGTAATTTATACGGGTATAAGGCTGTGTGTGAGCGTGCacgtatgtatgtgtatttaagattcatttatgctttttttcaaacctgttaatttctcttcttttctttatgcCATTCTTCTGTTCTCACTAAGATGAAGTAACATTCGGGTATAATGATCTTAATGGCCATAAATGTTTCATAATAAAAGAAGTTCATGATTAAAGCATTCTTTTGATCTTGTTAACCTGTCTGACTTTTCCATAGCTGACTGTGTAAGTTATCTTCTGAAGCGGattgcattgtttttttctcagcTTAATGACTTTAATGACGCCGACTTCTATATATTTTGTGCACTAAACAGTGTCTTCTTGttgtataaaaattttatactttttatatttagtatACATGTGTGGAGTCAGGCGTTCCCGACAAACCTTTTGTCGAGGCCTAAACCTCTACTCGTTACTTCTACGGAGTCCGGATCAgtaaacaaaactagaattcAATAAGAGTAACGTTTCGTTTCCATGAATAATACTTGATACATGTATGGAAGTTTTATCAGGCTGAATAGTATCTTTTCTAAATGATGCTACCCAACGAAAGACAATAAATCATAATAGAAATTCTTCTAAGATGTTTCCCATTCCAGCGCTAGAATTTCAGTTATCATTAAACCTGAACTTTCACCTGTATAAAATCTCCTTCCAATATTCATGTTGGTAATTCTTTCAGGTACCAATGCGATATAAATAACGCTTTTCTCAAACGAGAAGAACATTTGAGAAGAACATTCGTCTAGTTGCCTGAATTACACATTCAGTAAGATTTTATCCCTCCCACTTGCCATTTGATCTGTATATTTTCGGAAAATCCTCTATTTGAGGCAACGGAGGCAACATTTTTAGCACGTCTTTAACACATGTTTATCTGGGAGTGTTATCGATAAAGCAAACATAGCATTTTagaaataacagtaat
Encoded proteins:
- the LOC112569644 gene encoding uncharacterized protein LOC112569644, whose product is MDTFAWICAIIFTSCLPVQVDCVKVSDDDTSLQLYEILTLFGEASVLYISLVTSLFSVTTTYIQEWRRKIKGPNLFLFQTFAKETVFMQNTLLGITCYSLCLYVGVMLSFLVLLASTGLSYMIYGFLFSKKWRHFVQLDSPKREFSNFEMETAFLEYIMFARTIAILAAFVFTSLFSVVSHVRLVTSLVIALVPCIFISWKQLKIVEHHREQHNPGNGIHEGEQTMMKFALFCMSMVNIATCVFLVVFLLQHPVVSPAVTKILCLVILLPCVFILWDQWERIELQLLNYPRSYYLQRENALLHHPSLGMTAAFYAACVYQMLYPMLSPVVSPVVFLLKYMVNLRKH